Below is a window of Oceanibaculum nanhaiense DNA.
AGGACAGGCCGGTCGCCGAGGGCAACGGCAAGACCGGTGGCGGCAAGGCCGGTGGCATGCAGCAGGCCGTTCATCGCATCTGCCGCCGCGTCGTGTAGAGCAGGTGCAGGAAGAAGGGCGCGCCGACCAGCGCCGTCACCACGCCCAGCTTCAGCTCCACCGCGCCGACCGGCAGCCGGACGGCGACGTCGGCGGCCAGCACCAGCGCCGCACCGCCCAGCGCGCTGAGCGGCAGCAGGCGGGCGGGATCATACCCCACCAGCGGTCGCAGCAGATGCGGCACGACCAGCCCGACGAAGCCGATGGCGCCGCTGACCGATACCGCCGCCCCCACCGCCAGCGCCGTACCGCCGATCACCAGCAGGCGCAGCCGGCCCAGCCGGACACCGAGGCTGCGCGCGGTATCCTCGCCAAGACTGAGCGCCGCCAGGCTGCCGCCACTGGCCAGTAGCAGCGCCATCCCGATCAGGATGAACGGGGCGGCCAGCCAGACTTCCCGCATGCTCCGGTCGGCCAGCGACCCCAGCAGCCAATAAACGATCTCCAGCGCGGCATAGGGCGACGGCGCCAGGTTCAGCGCCAGCGCGGTCAGCGCGCCGGCCAGGCTGTTCAGCGCCACGCCGGCGAGGATGAGGGTCAGCACGCTGGCATCCCGCCCGGCCAGCGCATAGAGCAGCAGGACCGCCAGCCCGGCGCCGACCAGCCCGCCCAGCGGCAGGACAAGTGACAGGCTGCCGGCGAGGCCGAAATAGAACACCGTGACCGCCCCCAGCCCGGCGCTGGCCGAAATACCGATCAGCCCCGGCTCCGCCAGCGGATTGCGCAGCAGCCCCTGCAGGGCAGCACCCGACAGGCCCAGCGCCGCCCCCACCAGCAGGCCCAGCAGCGCGCGCGGCAGGCGGATATCCAGGAGGATGGAGCGGGCGATGGCCGCCTCCTCTCCGCCCGCGCGGAACAGTTCGAGCAGCGCCAGCGGTGCCCGGCCGATCAGCAGGGAAGCGGCAAACAGCAGGACAACCAGCAGCGCCAGCCACAGTCCGGCATGCCGGGCGGACCGCCTCGCCTGCGACAGGGATGCTGTAATAGCGGGCTGACCCGTCACTTCCTGGCCTCCGCCAACAGCTCCGCCGCCACCGCCAATCCCGGTCCGGGGCAGGTCAGCAACCGCCCTTCCAGGGCAATGCGCCGATAGGCCGAACCGCGCAGCGCCGCATGGTCAAGACGATGCCGGGCCAGCGAGGTGCCCTCGCCAATCGCGGTCTCCAGCACCAGAACCTCCGGGCGGGCGAGCAGAATGTCTTCCAATGTCAGGAACGTGCCATGACGGACAGCGTGCCCGGCCGCGAGGTTGCGATAGCCAGCCTCTTCCAGCAGGTCGCCCGCCAGCGAGTCCGGGCCGCTGGCATAAAGATTGGGCTGCAACAGCAACGCCCCCGGCGCCGCCCCTGGATGTCCCCCTGGATGCCCCCCGGGCCGCCCTTCCGGCAACGGGCGGGCGGCCGCGATGCGCCGTTCCAGCGATCGCACCAGGGCTTCCCCCTTTTCCACCGCGCCAATGGCGCTGGCGACATTGCGAATCTGTGCCAGCGACTGAGCCAGGGAGTCCGCCGGCGGCAGTTCCAGCACGGCCAGCCCAAGCCGGCGCAGCATCCCGTTGGTCAGGCGTTGCTGATAGGTTCCCGACAGCACGAGGTCCGGCTGCAGCGCCACCAACTCCTCCGCCCGGCCGCTGTTCAGGGGAATATCCCCCACCCGGTCGGCCAGCGCCGATACGGCAGGGTCCGCGGCCAGATAGGACAGGCTGACAATCTGCCGGCGCTCGGCAAGCAGCAACAGCAGCTGGTCGCCGCACAGATTGATCGAGGCCAGCCGCGCCGGACGCTCGGCACGCGCCGACGATGGCATGGCAGCCGCCAGCAGCGCCATACAGGAGAGAATGCCTACAATAATCCCGCGCCCCTTCATCGCCCCTTCGCCTGACTTTTCCCCACCTGCGGGAAGCATGCCGCGCCGCGATCTTCCCCGCATAAGGCATGGCCCGCAACCTGCCTGCAACAGAACAAAAAAAAGCCCTCCCCCGCGCAGGAGAGGGGGAGGGCCAGTGGTGGGGAGGCACACCTCGCAGAACGAGGGTGCATTTCGAGGCCGTACGGCTAAACGACCACGAAATCTGTTGTGTCACCGGGGAGCGCCGGACCCGATCCTGCCCTTCCGGACAAGCCGGCTACCCCAGTAACGATAGATGGCACACCAAAAAGTTCATCTCAGGGAAGAATGATATGCCAAGCCGGTATCCCGGTAAACATGAAAAGCTATTTCTCGAAAAACTTTTTGTTCTGAATGCTATTTAAACAAAAGCCTTCCGAATGAATGGCTGTCAGGAATCAAGCCAAGCCTTTGAGTCCATAAGAAAAAGCCCGCCGGGAGTGCCGGCGGGCTTTTCTGACGACTGTGAAATCGCTGCAGCGTGATCCGGTCAGGCGGTCGTATGTTGCCCCAGCAGCGCTTCGATGCAGCTCTGCACGGCGTAGCCTTCCTCGAAGGTGGCCAGCCGGTGCGGCTTGCCCTGCAGCATCAACGAAAGCTGGTCGAGCTGCTGCTGGACGGAGCGCGGGCGCAGCGTATCGGCCGGACCGAGGTCCACTGCCTCCCAGCCCTTCGCCCCAAAGCGTTCGGCATTCATCCAGTCGCAGATGCGCAGGGCGCCGTCAGCACCGGTAACCGTCCAGCGGTTATGATCATCCTTGTCGCCCTCGACGCGGCCCTGCAGCCGCACCGGCACGCCGCCCGCCATCATGTCGGCCTCGATGCCGGTCTCCGCCGACACCCCGTCATCCGGGTAATCCACAGTGACGCTGCGGATCGACAGCGGGCCGATCAGCCGGCGCGTCAGGAACAGGAAATGCGACAGCACCTCGCGGGTGAAGCCGCCCTGCTCGCGCCGGGCCAGCCAGCCGGAGGCACCCTCCTGCCAGCCGCGCGGCCATTTGGCGAAGGCAACCTCGATCTCGACCTGCTTCACCGCGCCCAGCGCGCCCGATTCCAGCGCCTCATACAGCACCGTGCCAGCCAGCGAGGAGGCGAAGGGGAAATTCACCGCCGCCTTGAGCCCCTCCTCGCGGACCCGGTCCGTCACCTGCCCGGCCTCGGCCAGATCGATCGCCAGCGGCTTTTCGCAGAACACCGCCTTGCCGGCATCGAAGCTGGCCATGGCATAGGCGAGATGGCTGGTTGGCGGCGAGGCGATATAGACGCACGCGATGGCGGGGTCGGCGATCAGCGCCTCGGCACTGGCGGCCGGGCGGATCTGCGGGCGATCCTTCGCCAGCGCATCCATTGCCTCTGCGGACGGGTCCCAGGCAACCGCCACCTCGAAGCCGTCATGTGCGGCCATGCTGTTCAGCATGCGCTGGCCCATGATGCCGAGGCCGATGATTCCGATCTGGTGCGCCATTGTGGCTGCTTCCTTGTCTTTTCGGGTAGGGTCAGCCCAGCAGGCTGTAGAACATGCGCGCCGAGGTGATGGCGAGGAACAGGGCAAACGCCCGGCGCAGCCATTTCGTGCTCATCGCATGCGCCATCCGCGCGCCCCAGGGGGCGGCCAGCATGGTTGCCGGCACGATCAGCGCGAAGCCGATCAGCGAGACATAGCCAAGGCTGAAGGGCGGGCGGTTCGGCTCGCCCATACCGCTGTAGAGAAAGCCGATGGTGCCCGGAATGGCGATCACCAGCCCCAGCGCCGAGGCGGTGCCGACGGCCCGCTTGATCGGGAAGTTGAACAGCGAGAGCGTCGGCACGCTCAGCGTCCCGCCGCCGATGCCCATCATGGTCGAGAAACCGCCAATGATGACCGCGATCAGATGCTTGATCGGGGCCTTCGGCAACCGGTCGGAAATGTGCATGCCTTCGCGCGCAAAGGCCATGTGGGCGGCGACGATCAGCGCCACAACGGCGAACACGCCGGTCAGCACCGCGCCGCGCACATAAACCGCGATGACCGTGCCGATCAACGCGCCGATCAGCGCCATCGGCGCCCAGGATTTCAGCAGGTCGAAATCCACCGAGCCGCGCTTGTTGTGCGAGCGCGCCGAGATGATCGAGGTCGGGATGATGGTGGCCAGCGAGGTGCCGACCGCCAGATGCATCTTCACCGACGGGTCGATGTTGAAGCCGGTCAGGATATGGAACAGCACCGGCACGATGACGATGCCGCCGCCCACCCCCAGCAGGCCAGCCAGAACACCGGCGAACAGGCCAGTCGCGAAAACCGCGAAGGCGAGCGCCACCAGCGTCGCGTCGATCACGCTTGCATCCATGGAATTGCTCGAAAGTAGTGGGCGGGACGGTTGGAAAACTCACCCGATGTCATAGGCGAGGCGGCGGGGCGGCACAAGACCGGTGTTACGGACTTCAGCCGGGTCGGCCAACACCCTCCGTCGCCGTGGCGATGACAGCTTCCGGCTGACTGAAATCCAGTTCGTGGAAATTCGCGTCATAAAGCACGGGAACAGCCTTCTGTTCGCAGAACTGGCGGGCGGCGGCCAGCGCTTCCGCGCGGCTGGGTGCCAGCTTGTCGGCGATGCGCTGCACATCCAGCTTGTCGCCGCCGCGGCGGCACCAGTTCATCACCGTATAGCAGCCCCGCTGCCCCGACGGGGCCGGCAGGGTGACGCAGATCAGGACGTTGTCTTCTTCCCACAGCGGGTCGAACGGTTTTTCTTCCAGCATCGTCGCTTCCTTATCGCCAGATTGTACTCTAGCGCGCCGCGACCGTCTTTGTCGTTAGCCGGAAATGCGTGGCGACATAGTCCAGCAGATCGGCCACCGACTGCTCGATGCTCTGGTTCGCCGTATCCACCACCAGTTCCGGCGCCTGCGGCGCCTCGTACGGGGCGGAAATGCCAGTGAAATCCTTGATCTCGCCGGCGCGCGCCTTCTTGTAGAGCCCCTTCGGGTCGCGCAGTTCGCAGGTGGCGACATCCGCCTTCACATGCACCTCATGGAACAGCGTGCCGGCGATGTCGCGCACATGATCGCGGTCGGCCCGGTAGGGCGAGATGAAGGCGGTGACGACGATCATGCCGGCCTGGGCGAACAGCGCCGAAACCTCACCGACGCGGCGGATATTCTCCGCCCGGTCATCCGGCGAGAAGCCCAGATCGG
It encodes the following:
- a CDS encoding FecCD family ABC transporter permease — its product is MTGQPAITASLSQARRSARHAGLWLALLVVLLFAASLLIGRAPLALLELFRAGGEEAAIARSILLDIRLPRALLGLLVGAALGLSGAALQGLLRNPLAEPGLIGISASAGLGAVTVFYFGLAGSLSLVLPLGGLVGAGLAVLLLYALAGRDASVLTLILAGVALNSLAGALTALALNLAPSPYAALEIVYWLLGSLADRSMREVWLAAPFILIGMALLLASGGSLAALSLGEDTARSLGVRLGRLRLLVIGGTALAVGAAVSVSGAIGFVGLVVPHLLRPLVGYDPARLLPLSALGGAALVLAADVAVRLPVGAVELKLGVVTALVGAPFFLHLLYTTRRQMR
- a CDS encoding ABC transporter substrate-binding protein, producing MALLAAAMPSSARAERPARLASINLCGDQLLLLLAERRQIVSLSYLAADPAVSALADRVGDIPLNSGRAEELVALQPDLVLSGTYQQRLTNGMLRRLGLAVLELPPADSLAQSLAQIRNVASAIGAVEKGEALVRSLERRIAAARPLPEGRPGGHPGGHPGAAPGALLLQPNLYASGPDSLAGDLLEEAGYRNLAAGHAVRHGTFLTLEDILLARPEVLVLETAIGEGTSLARHRLDHAALRGSAYRRIALEGRLLTCPGPGLAVAAELLAEARK
- a CDS encoding Gfo/Idh/MocA family protein, with protein sequence MAHQIGIIGLGIMGQRMLNSMAAHDGFEVAVAWDPSAEAMDALAKDRPQIRPAASAEALIADPAIACVYIASPPTSHLAYAMASFDAGKAVFCEKPLAIDLAEAGQVTDRVREEGLKAAVNFPFASSLAGTVLYEALESGALGAVKQVEIEVAFAKWPRGWQEGASGWLARREQGGFTREVLSHFLFLTRRLIGPLSIRSVTVDYPDDGVSAETGIEADMMAGGVPVRLQGRVEGDKDDHNRWTVTGADGALRICDWMNAERFGAKGWEAVDLGPADTLRPRSVQQQLDQLSLMLQGKPHRLATFEEGYAVQSCIEALLGQHTTA
- a CDS encoding sulfite exporter TauE/SafE family protein, which translates into the protein MDASVIDATLVALAFAVFATGLFAGVLAGLLGVGGGIVIVPVLFHILTGFNIDPSVKMHLAVGTSLATIIPTSIISARSHNKRGSVDFDLLKSWAPMALIGALIGTVIAVYVRGAVLTGVFAVVALIVAAHMAFAREGMHISDRLPKAPIKHLIAVIIGGFSTMMGIGGGTLSVPTLSLFNFPIKRAVGTASALGLVIAIPGTIGFLYSGMGEPNRPPFSLGYVSLIGFALIVPATMLAAPWGARMAHAMSTKWLRRAFALFLAITSARMFYSLLG